A part of Haloarchaeobius sp. HME9146 genomic DNA contains:
- a CDS encoding TRAM domain-containing protein, whose translation MSDCPLADDCPRFEERIAGMGCAHYGDRGGMEWCKNYDQPISDLKTQPVKPGEQIVVDVTDIHESGAGIGRTDEGFIIFVDGVLPDARAKVEVTKVYNNHAQAEEVERLPMEDEDEDEEEQEPRTSRRSKSGRASRERLGSRDNFWGK comes from the coding sequence ATGTCGGACTGTCCACTCGCGGACGACTGCCCCAGATTCGAGGAACGTATCGCCGGAATGGGCTGTGCCCATTACGGGGACCGCGGGGGGATGGAGTGGTGCAAGAACTACGACCAGCCGATCTCGGACCTGAAGACCCAGCCGGTCAAGCCGGGCGAGCAGATCGTCGTCGACGTGACGGACATCCACGAGTCCGGTGCCGGTATCGGCCGCACCGACGAGGGCTTCATCATCTTCGTCGACGGCGTCCTCCCGGACGCCCGCGCCAAGGTCGAAGTCACCAAGGTCTACAACAACCACGCGCAGGCCGAAGAGGTCGAGCGGCTCCCGATGGAGGACGAAGACGAGGACGAGGAGGAACAGGAGCCTCGCACCTCCAGAAGGAGCAAGAGTGGCCGCGCCTCCCGCGAACGCCTCGGCAGCCGCGACAACTTCTGGGGCAAGTAG
- a CDS encoding RPA family protein: MSQAPTREVAKRVFAREFNDATYTFKESDDERAPNFALLPTGDRANRVFVVGTLTETEDIGDDSEYWRGRVVDPTGTFFVYAGQYQPEAASFLRETEPPAYVSVVGKPRTFETDDGNVNVSLRPESITPVDEATRNRWVVEAAERTLDRIEAFDDETNEYAAMAREHYDPDMLGMYRDEVIQALESMDGVSGDDEEEDEAEAAV; the protein is encoded by the coding sequence ATGAGTCAGGCACCCACCCGCGAAGTCGCAAAGCGCGTCTTCGCACGCGAGTTCAACGACGCGACGTACACGTTCAAGGAATCCGACGACGAGCGCGCCCCCAACTTCGCGCTCCTGCCGACGGGCGACCGCGCCAACCGCGTGTTCGTCGTCGGCACCCTCACCGAGACCGAGGACATCGGTGACGACTCGGAGTACTGGCGTGGCCGCGTCGTCGACCCCACGGGCACGTTCTTCGTGTACGCTGGCCAGTACCAGCCCGAAGCGGCCTCGTTCCTGCGCGAGACCGAACCGCCTGCCTACGTCTCCGTCGTGGGCAAGCCGCGCACGTTCGAGACCGACGACGGCAACGTCAACGTCTCTCTGCGGCCGGAGTCCATCACGCCGGTGGACGAGGCCACCCGCAACCGCTGGGTCGTCGAAGCCGCCGAACGCACCCTCGACCGCATCGAGGCGTTCGACGACGAGACCAACGAGTACGCCGCCATGGCCCGCGAGCACTACGACCCCGACATGCTCGGCATGTACCGGGACGAAGTGATCCAGGCACTGGAGAGCATGGACGGCGTCAGCGGTGACGACGAGGAAGAAGACGAAGCGGAAGCCGCAGTCTGA
- a CDS encoding CBS domain-containing protein, which produces MRSFRIGSLFGIPIKLDLTFLLVLPLFAYLIGDRVAAVADLMNQVFGAGLPIGPLTSGPTPWIVGSAAAIGLFAGVVLHELGHSLVAMRYGYPIDSITLWIFGGIASLSEMPEDWKEELQIALAGPIVSVLVGVASAVAFVALPSGYPAARFVVGYLALMNISLAVFNMLPGFPMDGGRVLRALLARRRPYARATQIAAEVGKLFALLLGLFGLFTFQILLIGIAFFVYIGASSEAQQVVMKAAFQNVTVRDIMTPWERLNTIERDQSVATLIQRMFQERHTGYPVLENGTLVGLVTLEDARSVPSVERDAYLVEEIMTTELVTIDPDADAMEALQTMQEKGVGRLLVTDYHGDLVGLISRSDLMTAFNIIQESGSANPATRAETAD; this is translated from the coding sequence ATGCGAAGTTTCCGTATCGGGTCGCTCTTCGGCATCCCGATCAAGCTGGACCTGACGTTCCTGCTGGTACTTCCCCTGTTCGCCTACCTCATCGGTGACCGCGTGGCGGCGGTCGCCGACCTGATGAACCAGGTGTTCGGTGCGGGCCTCCCCATCGGCCCGCTCACCTCCGGACCGACCCCCTGGATCGTCGGCTCGGCCGCAGCCATCGGCCTGTTCGCGGGGGTCGTCCTACACGAACTCGGGCACTCCCTCGTCGCGATGCGGTACGGCTACCCCATCGACTCCATCACGCTGTGGATCTTCGGGGGTATCGCCTCGCTCTCGGAGATGCCCGAGGACTGGAAGGAGGAGCTGCAGATAGCCCTCGCCGGGCCCATCGTGTCCGTGCTGGTCGGCGTCGCCTCCGCGGTCGCGTTCGTCGCGCTCCCGTCTGGCTACCCCGCGGCACGGTTCGTCGTGGGCTACCTCGCACTGATGAACATCTCGCTCGCCGTGTTCAACATGCTCCCCGGCTTCCCCATGGACGGTGGCCGGGTGCTCCGTGCACTGCTCGCGCGCCGCCGCCCGTACGCCCGAGCGACGCAGATTGCGGCCGAGGTCGGTAAGCTGTTCGCCCTGCTGCTCGGCCTGTTCGGCCTGTTCACCTTCCAGATACTGCTCATCGGTATCGCCTTCTTCGTCTACATCGGGGCGTCCTCCGAGGCCCAGCAGGTCGTGATGAAAGCGGCGTTCCAGAACGTCACCGTTCGCGACATCATGACCCCCTGGGAGCGCCTCAACACCATCGAGCGCGACCAGAGCGTGGCCACGCTCATCCAGCGCATGTTCCAGGAACGCCACACCGGCTACCCGGTGCTCGAGAACGGCACCCTCGTCGGCCTGGTGACGCTCGAAGACGCCCGCAGCGTCCCGTCGGTCGAACGCGACGCCTACCTCGTCGAGGAGATCATGACCACGGAACTCGTCACCATCGACCCCGATGCCGACGCGATGGAAGCCCTCCAGACCATGCAAGAGAAGGGGGTCGGCCGCCTGCTGGTCACCGACTACCACGGTGACCTGGTGGGCCTCATCTCCCGCTCGGACCTCATGACCGCGTTCAACATCATCCAGGAGAGCGGCTCGGCGAACCCGGCGACGCGGGCCGAAACGGCGGACTGA
- a CDS encoding histidine kinase N-terminal 7TM domain-containing protein, which produces MVPKSFLPFSTLLVAGSALILAASSHAPRHRATGAVGFAAGIAVLSLTSLLEMFTGGFSLLLVLHVAGFLGFAVAAGCWFWYALSRRTANPSPLVLAPVALVLAGGQLLVATNSLHGLYWQSASVVTRHGDTVLSAEPGIAYFALLAFTHAVFLAGAVVHGREALRGDLGGALAVVGYAAVVFGIVASVAGGFRGAGPFGMAVASLFVAGSTRLD; this is translated from the coding sequence ATGGTCCCGAAATCGTTCCTCCCGTTTTCGACCCTGCTGGTCGCCGGCAGCGCGCTCATCCTCGCGGCCAGCAGCCACGCGCCCCGTCACAGGGCGACAGGCGCGGTCGGGTTCGCCGCCGGCATCGCCGTCCTCAGTCTCACCAGTCTCCTCGAGATGTTCACGGGTGGGTTCTCGCTGCTACTCGTGCTGCACGTCGCCGGGTTCCTCGGCTTCGCCGTCGCAGCCGGGTGCTGGTTCTGGTACGCTCTGTCCCGACGGACGGCGAACCCGTCGCCACTCGTCCTGGCACCGGTCGCACTCGTCCTGGCCGGTGGGCAGCTGTTGGTGGCGACGAACTCGCTCCACGGGCTGTACTGGCAGTCGGCCAGCGTCGTGACGCGCCACGGAGACACCGTGCTCTCTGCTGAACCCGGAATCGCGTACTTCGCGCTCCTCGCGTTCACGCACGCAGTGTTCCTCGCTGGTGCTGTCGTCCACGGTCGAGAGGCACTTCGGGGCGATCTCGGAGGTGCCCTCGCAGTTGTCGGATATGCAGCGGTCGTCTTCGGAATAGTCGCCTCGGTCGCCGGTGGCTTCAGGGGTGCAGGCCCTTTCGGGATGGCTGTCGCATCGCTGTTCGTCGCCGGTTCGACTCGACTCGACTAA
- a CDS encoding cupin domain-containing protein — protein sequence MSDPEPLVRRAADIDYEDVDAAAGLRKGVLVSEAQGAPHFAIRRFTLDPGTEVPKHTNAVEHEQYVLDGEYVVGIGDEEYRVEAGDSLLIPAGTVHWYRNDSDTQGAFLCAVPNGDDEIELLE from the coding sequence ATGAGCGACCCCGAACCACTCGTGCGACGCGCCGCAGACATCGACTACGAGGACGTGGACGCCGCCGCTGGCCTGCGCAAGGGCGTGCTGGTCTCCGAAGCGCAGGGTGCCCCGCACTTCGCCATCCGGCGGTTCACGCTCGACCCTGGAACCGAGGTCCCGAAGCACACCAACGCGGTCGAACACGAGCAGTACGTGCTCGACGGCGAGTACGTGGTCGGAATTGGCGACGAAGAGTACCGCGTCGAAGCGGGTGACTCGCTGCTCATCCCCGCCGGGACCGTCCACTGGTATCGCAACGACAGCGACACGCAGGGCGCGTTCCTCTGTGCGGTACCGAACGGAGACGACGAGATAGAGCTCCTGGAGTAG
- a CDS encoding replication factor A (Replication protein A protects and stabilize the intermediate ssDNA that is generated by the unwinding action of a DNA helicase at the replication fork. In addition, SSBs prevent the formation of secondary structures by single-stranded template DNA.) — protein MTDVRQHAEDIHEQFSGHDIDVSVDDIEERLDRLVNEFKVPMDEATRSVRTHYLDEAGMDRDELGSGGANDEMLLGDIDTDEQWIDVTAKVTQLWEPRSDAVAQVGLLGDESGTKKFISFTTSELPELEEGKSYNLTNVITDEYEGNFSVKLNRTTGIEELDEDVEVGDDSTTVEGALVDIQSGSGLIKRCPEEDCTRVLQNGRCAEHGEGEGEFDLRIKAVVDDGVDAHEVIFDKDATESVAGITLDEAKQMAMDALDTTVVADEIRDSIMGTYYRVEGPTFGRYVLVDDLEELTDSPSGEAALIRARSM, from the coding sequence ATGACTGATGTGCGCCAGCACGCGGAAGACATACACGAACAGTTCTCCGGGCACGACATCGACGTGTCCGTCGACGACATCGAAGAGCGTCTCGACCGACTCGTCAACGAGTTCAAGGTCCCCATGGACGAGGCCACCCGCAGCGTCCGTACCCACTACCTCGACGAGGCGGGCATGGACCGCGACGAGCTCGGCAGTGGCGGTGCCAACGACGAGATGCTCCTCGGTGACATCGACACCGACGAGCAGTGGATCGACGTGACCGCGAAGGTCACCCAGCTCTGGGAGCCCCGCTCCGACGCGGTCGCCCAGGTCGGCCTGCTCGGCGACGAGTCCGGGACGAAGAAGTTCATCTCCTTCACCACCTCCGAGCTGCCCGAGCTGGAGGAGGGGAAGTCCTACAACCTGACCAACGTCATCACCGACGAGTACGAGGGCAACTTCTCGGTCAAGCTCAACCGCACGACCGGCATCGAGGAACTCGACGAGGACGTCGAAGTCGGCGACGACTCGACGACCGTCGAGGGCGCGCTCGTGGACATCCAGTCCGGGAGCGGCCTCATCAAGCGCTGCCCCGAGGAGGACTGCACCCGCGTCCTCCAGAACGGCCGCTGTGCCGAACACGGCGAGGGCGAAGGCGAGTTCGACCTCCGCATCAAGGCGGTCGTCGACGACGGCGTCGACGCCCACGAGGTCATCTTCGACAAGGACGCGACCGAGTCCGTCGCGGGCATCACCCTCGACGAGGCCAAGCAGATGGCCATGGACGCGCTCGACACCACGGTCGTCGCGGACGAGATCCGCGACTCGATCATGGGCACGTACTACCGCGTCGAGGGCCCGACCTTCGGCCGGTACGTCCTCGTCGACGACCTCGAAGAGCTGACGGACAGTCCGAGTGGAGAAGCGGCTCTCATCCGCGCGAGGTCGATGTGA
- a CDS encoding DUF5814 domain-containing protein: MAITDKIYVKNHRQLSSQLDTNIPKGAFKGATLDILFNGGDSLDKLDETTRERVLDFAKDFMDCGCDNAPYCGHPERKFIGYLLELRAQGLNPGAIVDVMGDDYMVYAYEGDILSFLDDGVRTLEAMEELARVDGNEEMRQRAKQTKDELSG; the protein is encoded by the coding sequence GTGGCCATCACGGACAAGATATACGTCAAGAACCACCGCCAGCTCAGCTCCCAGCTGGACACGAACATCCCGAAGGGGGCGTTCAAGGGGGCGACACTGGACATCCTGTTCAACGGTGGGGACAGCCTCGACAAGCTGGACGAGACGACCCGGGAGCGGGTGCTGGACTTCGCGAAGGACTTCATGGACTGTGGCTGTGATAACGCGCCGTACTGTGGGCACCCGGAGCGGAAGTTCATCGGGTACCTGCTCGAACTGCGGGCACAGGGGCTGAACCCGGGAGCCATCGTCGACGTGATGGGCGACGATTACATGGTGTACGCCTACGAGGGCGACATCCTCTCGTTCCTCGACGACGGGGTCCGGACCCTGGAGGCGATGGAGGAACTGGCCCGGGTCGACGGCAACGAGGAGATGCGCCAGCGAGCGAAACAGACGAAGGACGAACTCTCCGGCTAG
- a CDS encoding Tfx family DNA-binding protein, with amino-acid sequence MADELPDVDDILDETGFSAAESVLTRRQAEVLALRERGFAQAAIAERLGTSRANISSVESTARDNVAKARETVAFADALAAPVRITVEAGSDLYDVPQQVYDACDAVDVKVPYAAPDLMKVVNDDAGDAVDGREIGDDLLISVTTDGTVQVRRQKDTD; translated from the coding sequence ATGGCCGACGAGTTGCCCGACGTAGACGACATCCTCGACGAGACGGGATTCTCCGCCGCCGAGAGCGTCCTGACCCGCCGACAGGCCGAGGTGCTCGCGCTCCGGGAACGCGGCTTCGCACAGGCCGCCATCGCCGAGCGTCTCGGCACCTCGCGTGCGAACATCTCCAGCGTGGAATCGACCGCCCGCGACAACGTCGCGAAAGCCCGCGAGACCGTCGCGTTCGCGGACGCGCTGGCCGCGCCCGTCCGTATCACGGTCGAGGCCGGGTCGGACCTCTACGACGTGCCCCAGCAGGTGTACGACGCCTGTGACGCGGTCGACGTGAAGGTCCCCTACGCCGCACCGGACCTGATGAAGGTCGTCAACGACGACGCCGGCGACGCTGTCGACGGCCGAGAGATCGGCGACGACCTGCTCATCAGCGTCACCACGGACGGGACCGTTCAGGTCCGCCGGCAGAAGGACACCGATTAG
- a CDS encoding DUF952 domain-containing protein — protein sequence MGLILHIVPESDWDDDTDEYRPASLDDEGFIHCSKPEQVEDVANHPENDFPDDCLLVCIDESKVDADIRYENGFPHIYGPLNTDAVASVVEFPITDEGTFGLPISVAMVEADVVRNSGT from the coding sequence ATGGGTCTCATCCTGCACATCGTCCCCGAATCCGACTGGGACGACGACACCGACGAGTATCGCCCCGCGAGCCTCGACGACGAGGGCTTCATCCACTGCTCGAAACCCGAGCAGGTCGAGGACGTGGCGAACCACCCCGAGAACGACTTCCCGGACGACTGCCTGCTCGTCTGTATCGACGAGTCGAAGGTCGACGCCGACATCCGTTACGAGAACGGTTTCCCGCACATCTACGGGCCGCTGAACACCGACGCCGTCGCGTCGGTCGTCGAGTTCCCCATCACGGACGAGGGGACGTTCGGGCTGCCCATCTCTGTCGCCATGGTAGAGGCAGACGTGGTGCGTAACTCAGGTACTTAG
- a CDS encoding SDR family oxidoreductase, which produces MDLNLEGETALVTASSSGLGLASAKALAREGANVTICGRDRDRLDAAAEEIENYGFGEVLARPADITDPDDIKDVVETTVEAFGGLDHLVTSAGGPPSGPFLDMTEKDFYAAYDLLVMSAVWTLKEAHPHLAASDSGSWVAITSTSVVEAIDGLVLSNAVRRAVVGLVDTVAREWAPDVRANVVMPGAHETSRIKELIEQSMERGEYDSYEEGLADWSADIPMNRIGDPMELGDVVAFLASEKASFVTGTSLPVDGGRTRS; this is translated from the coding sequence ATGGACCTGAACCTGGAAGGAGAGACCGCACTGGTAACGGCGAGCTCGTCCGGCCTCGGGCTCGCGAGCGCGAAGGCACTCGCCCGCGAGGGCGCGAACGTGACCATCTGTGGGCGTGACCGCGACCGCCTCGACGCGGCGGCCGAGGAGATAGAGAACTACGGCTTCGGCGAGGTGCTCGCCCGGCCGGCCGACATCACCGACCCCGACGACATCAAGGACGTCGTCGAGACGACCGTCGAAGCGTTCGGGGGCCTGGACCACCTCGTCACCTCTGCGGGCGGCCCGCCGTCGGGCCCGTTCCTCGACATGACGGAGAAGGACTTCTACGCGGCTTACGACCTGCTCGTGATGAGCGCCGTCTGGACCCTCAAGGAGGCGCACCCCCATCTGGCAGCGAGCGACTCGGGGAGCTGGGTCGCCATCACCTCGACCAGCGTCGTCGAGGCCATCGACGGCCTCGTGCTCTCGAACGCGGTCCGCCGGGCCGTCGTCGGCCTGGTGGACACCGTCGCCCGCGAGTGGGCACCCGACGTGCGCGCGAACGTCGTCATGCCCGGGGCCCACGAGACCAGCCGAATCAAGGAACTCATCGAACAGTCGATGGAGCGCGGCGAGTACGACAGCTACGAGGAGGGACTGGCCGACTGGTCCGCCGACATCCCCATGAATCGTATCGGCGACCCGATGGAACTCGGTGACGTGGTGGCGTTCCTCGCCTCGGAGAAAGCGAGCTTCGTCACCGGGACGTCGCTCCCGGTCGACGGCGGGCGGACGCGGAGTTAA
- a CDS encoding sugar phosphate nucleotidyltransferase: MVTTVALVLAGGTGTRLYPASRSDRPKQFHAFGGDDSLLARTVSRASFADETYVLTGADYAEQVREHAPSAGVLVEPEPKDTGPALAYAARRIREQVGDCVLLCLPSDHHVTGDFTTVATRACQVAVETGGLVTMGVEPTRPATGYGYIEPGSFTDGAATIRQFREKPDSETAETFVADSFLWNAGIFAWTPDAFLRECEGTPLEPIATAENAETGFERAESVSVDYAVLERTDDAYVVPADFEWDDLGSWDAFERLLEGENAVLGDALTIDSSGNVVASDGKHVSLVGVDDLVVAAYDDRVLVVPKSDAQRVREVVSELREQARF, encoded by the coding sequence GTGGTGACGACCGTCGCGCTGGTGCTCGCCGGGGGGACCGGCACCAGGCTCTACCCCGCGAGCCGCAGCGACCGCCCCAAGCAGTTCCACGCCTTCGGCGGTGACGACTCCCTGCTCGCCCGGACCGTCTCACGTGCCAGCTTCGCCGACGAGACGTACGTCCTCACGGGAGCGGACTACGCCGAGCAGGTCCGCGAGCACGCGCCGAGTGCAGGCGTGCTCGTCGAACCCGAACCCAAAGACACCGGTCCCGCGCTCGCGTACGCGGCCCGCAGAATCCGTGAGCAGGTCGGCGACTGCGTCCTGCTGTGTCTCCCGAGCGACCACCACGTCACGGGTGACTTCACGACGGTCGCGACCCGTGCCTGTCAGGTTGCAGTGGAAACCGGGGGGCTGGTGACGATGGGCGTGGAGCCGACCCGGCCCGCCACCGGGTACGGTTACATCGAACCCGGGTCGTTCACCGACGGCGCTGCCACCATCCGGCAGTTCCGCGAGAAACCCGATTCCGAGACGGCCGAGACGTTCGTCGCGGACAGCTTCCTGTGGAACGCCGGCATCTTCGCGTGGACCCCCGACGCCTTCCTCCGTGAGTGCGAGGGGACCCCACTGGAACCGATTGCGACGGCCGAGAACGCGGAAACGGGCTTCGAGCGTGCCGAGTCGGTCAGCGTGGACTACGCTGTCCTCGAACGCACCGACGACGCGTACGTCGTCCCGGCCGACTTCGAGTGGGACGACCTCGGCTCGTGGGACGCGTTCGAGCGCCTGCTGGAGGGTGAGAACGCGGTGCTGGGCGACGCCCTGACAATCGATTCGAGCGGGAACGTCGTCGCCAGCGACGGCAAACACGTCTCGCTGGTCGGTGTCGACGACCTGGTCGTCGCGGCGTACGACGACCGGGTGCTCGTGGTTCCGAAGTCTGACGCACAGCGGGTGCGGGAGGTCGTTTCGGAACTCCGCGAGCAAGCGCGGTTCTGA
- a CDS encoding DEAD/DEAH box helicase: MSKQVQRVDTLFLHETGDTYLAVVVRDGKRVFRAKLELKETSAGPRPGRFRVIRGSSEEPRSPDEFVEIARRASRIRISEQTTKPARDELREMLGGYQLDAKVVRTCRYCASDGRYSPITADSAVKSGQDYICVDCAVTELEQELAYHGEFTGAAQDRLEELMLEVQDIEKIKNLLKGELDPDLTKFDEISSTTDDIELVRTDTLNLHPGLQGMLEDRFDTLLPVQSLAVDNGLFDSAERSSAKDGSGHGPRPGGADQLVVSATATGKTLIGEMAGINNVLNGKGKMLFLVPLVALANQKHEDFEERYGDMVDVTIRVGASRVASNGSRFDPSADVIVGTYEGIDHALRTGKDLGDIGTVVIDEVHTLKEDGRGHRLDGLISRLKYYSDKRKKQRQDYGGAQWVYLSATVGNPSELAQKLRAKLIEFEERPVPIERHVTFAGGQEKPRIINRLVKREFDRKSSKGYRGQTIVFTNSRRRCHEIARKMEYQAAPYHAGLDYGRRKKVERMFGNQDIAAVITTAALAAGVDFPASQVVFDSLAMGIEWLSVQEFSQMLGRAGRPDYHDRGKVYMLVEPDCSYHNSMEMTEDEVAFKLLKGQMEPVITRYDEDAAIEETLANITVAGKKAKKLNDRMLGEIPTKHAIGKLLEYDFIDGFAPTDLGRVVCTHFLTPGDSFTILDGIRKEKHPYEVVADIELKDQEL; encoded by the coding sequence GTGTCTAAACAGGTCCAGCGCGTCGACACGTTGTTCCTCCACGAGACCGGAGACACCTACCTCGCCGTCGTGGTGCGCGACGGCAAACGCGTCTTCCGCGCGAAGCTGGAGCTCAAAGAGACCAGCGCCGGGCCCCGTCCCGGCCGCTTCCGGGTCATCCGCGGCTCGTCCGAGGAGCCACGCAGTCCCGACGAGTTCGTCGAGATAGCTCGCCGAGCGAGCCGTATCCGCATCTCCGAGCAGACCACGAAACCGGCTCGCGACGAGCTTCGCGAGATGCTCGGTGGCTACCAGCTGGACGCGAAGGTGGTCCGGACCTGTCGCTACTGCGCCTCCGACGGGCGCTACTCCCCGATCACTGCAGACTCCGCGGTCAAGTCCGGACAGGACTACATCTGCGTCGACTGTGCGGTCACCGAGCTCGAACAGGAACTCGCCTACCACGGCGAGTTCACCGGGGCCGCACAGGACCGCCTCGAGGAGCTGATGCTCGAAGTGCAGGACATCGAGAAGATCAAGAACCTGCTCAAGGGCGAACTCGACCCGGACCTCACGAAGTTCGACGAGATTTCGTCGACGACCGACGACATCGAGCTCGTCCGGACGGATACCCTGAACCTCCATCCCGGGCTGCAGGGGATGCTCGAAGACCGGTTCGACACCCTGCTCCCGGTCCAGAGTCTGGCCGTCGACAACGGACTGTTCGATAGCGCGGAACGAAGTTCCGCGAAAGACGGGAGCGGGCACGGCCCGCGACCGGGCGGAGCCGACCAGCTCGTGGTGAGCGCGACCGCGACCGGGAAGACCCTCATCGGCGAGATGGCCGGCATCAACAACGTCCTGAACGGGAAGGGCAAGATGCTCTTCCTGGTGCCCCTCGTCGCGCTCGCGAACCAGAAGCACGAGGACTTCGAGGAGCGCTACGGCGACATGGTCGACGTGACCATCCGCGTCGGTGCGAGCCGCGTCGCCTCCAACGGGTCGCGCTTCGACCCCTCCGCCGACGTCATCGTCGGCACCTACGAGGGTATCGACCACGCGCTTCGGACCGGCAAGGACCTCGGCGACATCGGGACCGTCGTCATCGACGAGGTCCACACGCTCAAGGAGGACGGTCGGGGGCACCGCCTCGACGGGCTCATCTCTCGCCTGAAGTACTACAGCGACAAGCGAAAGAAGCAGCGCCAGGACTACGGCGGGGCCCAGTGGGTGTACCTCTCGGCGACCGTCGGCAACCCCTCCGAACTCGCCCAGAAGCTCCGCGCGAAGCTCATCGAGTTCGAGGAGCGCCCGGTCCCCATCGAGCGCCACGTCACCTTCGCCGGTGGGCAGGAGAAGCCACGCATCATCAACCGGCTGGTGAAACGCGAGTTCGACCGGAAGTCCTCGAAGGGCTATCGCGGCCAGACCATCGTGTTCACGAACTCGCGGCGGCGCTGTCACGAGATCGCCCGGAAGATGGAGTACCAGGCCGCGCCCTACCACGCCGGGCTGGACTACGGCCGCCGGAAGAAGGTCGAGCGGATGTTCGGCAACCAGGACATCGCCGCGGTCATCACGACCGCCGCACTCGCCGCCGGTGTCGACTTCCCGGCCTCGCAGGTCGTCTTCGACTCGCTCGCGATGGGTATCGAGTGGCTCTCCGTGCAGGAGTTCAGCCAGATGCTCGGCCGCGCAGGCCGCCCGGACTACCACGACCGCGGGAAGGTGTACATGCTGGTCGAACCCGACTGCAGCTACCACAACTCCATGGAGATGACCGAGGACGAGGTCGCGTTCAAGCTGCTCAAGGGCCAGATGGAGCCGGTCATCACCCGCTACGACGAGGACGCCGCCATCGAGGAGACGCTGGCGAACATCACCGTCGCGGGCAAGAAGGCCAAGAAGCTCAACGACCGGATGCTCGGCGAGATTCCGACGAAACACGCCATCGGGAAGCTGCTAGAGTACGACTTCATCGACGGCTTCGCGCCGACCGACCTCGGCCGCGTCGTCTGTACGCACTTCCTCACGCCCGGCGACTCGTTCACCATCCTCGACGGCATCCGCAAGGAGAAACACCCCTACGAGGTCGTCGCGGACATCGAGTTGAAAGACCAGGAGCTGTGA
- a CDS encoding ribbon-helix-helix protein, CopG family: protein MGNKNKTISFRVNEDAFDTLQEIAAERDISLSAVFRDYVDMLVAHDGQVEVLPEHEVPEQDSTGEDEWPPKVEVPKSFVREHERLELEADHLREQLDEYKQYVTHLRETLEDAEDGEEVIHLEDLDLGNETEREEDSSYRIRD, encoded by the coding sequence ATGGGCAACAAGAACAAGACGATCTCCTTCCGCGTGAACGAGGACGCCTTCGACACGCTCCAGGAGATCGCGGCTGAACGCGACATCTCCCTCTCGGCGGTCTTCCGCGACTACGTCGACATGCTCGTCGCCCACGACGGCCAGGTCGAGGTGCTCCCGGAACACGAAGTGCCCGAGCAGGACAGCACCGGCGAGGACGAGTGGCCACCGAAGGTCGAGGTCCCCAAGAGCTTCGTCCGCGAGCACGAACGCCTCGAACTCGAGGCCGACCACCTCCGCGAACAGCTCGACGAGTACAAACAGTACGTCACCCACCTCCGCGAGACCCTCGAAGACGCAGAGGACGGTGAGGAGGTCATCCACCTCGAAGACCTCGACCTCGGGAACGAGACGGAGCGCGAAGAAGACTCGAGCTACCGCATCCGCGACTGA